Proteins co-encoded in one Paracrocinitomix mangrovi genomic window:
- a CDS encoding TetR/AcrR family transcriptional regulator yields MEAKKNEILMKASEVYMRFGIKSVTMDDMARQLGVSKKTLYQFVKDKNDLVEQCVKLQHTEEHSMMDEIVRSTDNAIEQILKMSRLIIGILNEIHPSIFFDLEKYHPSAMQMMQCHKDEFVGGKIEGNLKLGIEQGLYRENINPKVIAAIYVSMIDFVLGGESMKDVQLKRDEVYSEMFRYHIRGIASEKGLKVLKELIEKDGSLSHEII; encoded by the coding sequence ATGGAGGCGAAAAAGAATGAAATTTTGATGAAGGCCAGCGAGGTATACATGAGATTCGGAATCAAAAGTGTTACCATGGATGATATGGCCAGGCAGTTGGGCGTTTCTAAAAAAACCTTGTACCAATTTGTAAAGGATAAAAATGATCTGGTAGAACAATGCGTAAAGTTGCAGCATACTGAGGAACATAGTATGATGGATGAGATTGTACGTTCTACGGACAATGCTATTGAACAAATCTTGAAAATGAGCCGTTTGATAATCGGCATTTTAAATGAGATTCATCCTTCAATATTTTTTGATTTAGAAAAATATCACCCATCAGCAATGCAAATGATGCAATGCCATAAAGATGAATTTGTAGGTGGTAAAATTGAAGGGAACCTAAAATTGGGAATTGAGCAAGGACTTTACAGAGAAAATATCAATCCAAAAGTAATTGCAGCAATTTATGTTTCAATGATTGATTTTGTCTTAGGTGGTGAATCTATGAAAGATGTACAGCTTAAAAGAGATGAAGTTTATTCAGAGATGTTCAGATATCACATCAGAGGAATAGCAAGCGAGAAGGGATTAAAAGTATTGAAAGAATTAATAGAGAAGGACGGAAGTCTCTCTCACGAGATTATATGA
- a CDS encoding TolC family protein: protein MNKTLAFVLMLISAFSFAQEQTSFSLKEAEDYGINNNEKVKNALLDLESAEKRIWETTAIGLPQVKAEGNFQNLIDIPTQVVDATLFNPLAPPGTVMEFQMGQKYSTSLTFNVNQLIFDGSYVVGLKFAKFWKKMNENGVERSKSEIRTMVREAYYNVLVTKKNVEVLDSILVATEKLQQQTQVLFDNGFLLKEDADQIKLTLNKINTNKRTAEKQVEIATNLLKLQMGYDFDQPLSVTDELDKVLEEILVESPVQKQYSIQDNSNYQMLSEQKTLDEFNVMNEKAGYYPSVGAFFQHSQNAYRNEFDFFQDKPWYPTTIWGIGVQIPITTSGMKVMKVQQAEIKVEQDANNIQNLERSIKFQELQLKAQFQIAYDQMIIEKENVELAKFIYSQALKKQTAGAVSSLEVTQLQNQLLQAQGVYISSVLNLLDVKVQLDKLFNQ from the coding sequence ATGAACAAAACACTTGCATTTGTATTAATGTTGATTTCGGCTTTTTCGTTTGCCCAGGAGCAAACTAGCTTTTCTTTAAAAGAAGCAGAGGATTACGGAATCAATAACAACGAAAAAGTAAAGAACGCACTTCTAGATCTTGAAAGTGCTGAAAAACGCATTTGGGAAACTACAGCCATAGGTTTGCCACAGGTAAAAGCTGAAGGAAATTTCCAAAACCTTATTGATATCCCAACTCAGGTGGTGGATGCTACTCTTTTCAATCCATTAGCTCCTCCGGGAACAGTTATGGAATTTCAAATGGGGCAGAAGTACTCCACTTCTTTAACTTTTAACGTAAATCAATTGATTTTTGATGGTTCGTATGTGGTGGGATTGAAATTTGCCAAGTTTTGGAAAAAGATGAACGAGAATGGTGTTGAACGTTCTAAGTCTGAAATTAGAACTATGGTGCGTGAAGCATACTACAATGTTTTAGTTACTAAGAAGAATGTAGAAGTTTTAGATTCTATTTTGGTGGCAACTGAAAAATTACAACAACAAACTCAAGTATTGTTTGATAATGGTTTCTTGTTAAAAGAAGATGCAGATCAAATCAAGTTAACATTGAATAAAATCAATACAAACAAAAGAACTGCCGAAAAACAAGTAGAGATCGCTACCAACTTATTAAAGCTACAAATGGGTTACGATTTTGATCAACCATTGTCAGTTACTGATGAATTGGATAAGGTGTTAGAGGAAATTTTAGTAGAATCTCCTGTTCAAAAACAGTACAGCATTCAAGACAACAGTAATTATCAAATGTTGTCTGAACAAAAAACACTGGATGAGTTCAATGTAATGAATGAAAAAGCAGGTTATTATCCATCTGTTGGTGCTTTCTTCCAACATTCTCAAAATGCATATAGAAATGAGTTTGACTTTTTTCAAGATAAACCTTGGTATCCAACAACTATTTGGGGGATAGGAGTTCAAATTCCAATCACTACTTCAGGAATGAAAGTGATGAAGGTTCAACAAGCTGAAATAAAAGTTGAGCAGGATGCTAATAACATTCAAAATTTGGAGAGAAGTATCAAATTTCAAGAGCTACAATTGAAAGCACAATTTCAAATTGCTTACGATCAAATGATCATTGAAAAAGAAAATGTGGAATTGGCAAAATTCATTTATTCTCAAGCTCTGAAAAAGCAAACAGCTGGAGCAGTGAGTTCGCTTGAAGTAACACAATTACAAAACCAATTATTACAGGCTCAGGGAGTTTACATCAGTTCAGTTTTAAACTTGCTAGATGTTAAAGTTCAGCTTGATAAATTATTCAATCAATAA
- a CDS encoding efflux RND transporter periplasmic adaptor subunit, with protein sequence MKLKRLLPIMLMSLVVASCGGNSTEAESPALEALKAERDSLKSRLTEINEKIQALDTNTRIINPLVSAEEVAVKKFKHKIEIQGSVETDKNAMINSEASGKVTSVHVQEGQKVSQGQALVTIDATILSSQIQEIETQLELATYMYDKQKKLMDEGVGTEIEYEQAKAQKNSLEKSLQTMRSQRGKTVVRAPFSGVIDEVMIHMGEMASPGVPLMRVVNNSDVKITASLSENYLAKVFEGTEVELFVPSLNDTTFASKITSKGNFIDPVNRTFRIRIDIKKNKLLLPNQLAKVQVTDYEKDSATVINSESILQDTKNNSYIYKLVKAEGDVYDVQKVVINVLSQYQGEACIETVEGVINEGDKIVVKGAKGITEADQVIIQ encoded by the coding sequence ATGAAACTAAAAAGATTACTACCAATAATGTTGATGTCACTTGTGGTTGCATCATGCGGTGGAAATAGCACAGAAGCTGAATCTCCGGCTCTTGAAGCTTTGAAAGCAGAAAGAGATTCATTGAAATCAAGATTGACAGAAATCAATGAGAAAATACAAGCTTTAGATACAAATACAAGAATAATTAACCCATTGGTTTCAGCTGAGGAAGTTGCGGTTAAAAAATTCAAACATAAAATTGAGATTCAAGGTTCAGTTGAAACAGATAAAAATGCCATGATCAATTCAGAAGCTTCTGGAAAAGTTACCAGTGTACATGTTCAAGAAGGACAGAAAGTTTCTCAAGGACAAGCATTAGTTACAATTGATGCGACAATTTTATCATCACAGATTCAAGAAATTGAAACGCAACTTGAATTAGCAACTTACATGTATGATAAACAAAAGAAGTTAATGGATGAAGGCGTAGGAACTGAAATTGAGTATGAGCAGGCAAAAGCGCAGAAAAATTCATTGGAGAAGTCATTGCAAACAATGAGATCTCAAAGAGGAAAAACGGTTGTTAGAGCTCCATTTTCTGGTGTAATAGATGAGGTGATGATTCACATGGGGGAAATGGCTTCTCCTGGAGTACCATTAATGAGGGTTGTAAACAATAGTGATGTGAAAATAACAGCATCATTGTCTGAGAATTACTTGGCTAAAGTATTTGAAGGAACTGAAGTTGAATTGTTTGTACCTTCTTTAAACGACACAACATTTGCTTCTAAAATCACATCAAAAGGTAATTTTATTGATCCGGTAAACAGAACGTTTAGAATCAGAATTGACATTAAAAAGAACAAATTATTGTTGCCAAATCAGTTAGCAAAAGTGCAGGTGACTGATTATGAAAAAGACAGTGCTACTGTTATTAATTCAGAATCAATCCTACAGGATACAAAAAACAACAGTTATATCTACAAATTGGTAAAAGCTGAAGGAGATGTATATGATGTGCAAAAAGTAGTGATTAATGTGTTGAGCCAATATCAAGGTGAAGCATGTATTGAAACTGTTGAAGGAGTAATCAACGAAGGAGATAAAATTGTAGTGAAAGGAGCTAAAGGAATTACTGAGGCTGACCAAGTAATTATTCAATAA
- a CDS encoding efflux RND transporter permease subunit: MSKNIENQKEFGLSTWSVNNRKTVYLIIAMIMIMGVGAYTSMPKENFPELQIPEIYVGVPYPGNSPKLIADKITDPIEKELNSIKNVDEIKSNSIDGYASIQVKFDFKVTAKQALQEVKDAVDKAQSSKGFPTDLPAEPNIFEMDVSEMPIMNINLSGDYSIEQLKGYAEILEDMIEELPEISEVEIRGTQEQEMQIMVDPKKANAVDVTFGDIQNAIANENINMSGGEYLDGTTKRTIQIEGKFKNAAEIGEVIVKQEDYKPVYLKDVAEIEFADADTTSYAREWGQTVVMLDIKKRGGENLLAASDKIMQILKDVREQKIIPETVHISVTNDQSDKTREMVSNLENSIIFGVLLVVGVLLFFLGLRNSLFVGVAIPLSMFMSFMILQGMGVTLNLMVLFSLVLALGMLVDNGIVVVENVQRLMEEGHDGFTAARKGVGEIAWPIIASTATTLGAFVPLAFWPGMMGEFMKYLPITLIIVLGSSLFVALVINPVLTAMYMRVEKEAGNRKRTLIIAGITAVMGILVVGMGKTGLGNLMILLGFMAVFTVFALNPATVWFQEKFLPKLEALYENLLRYALKGRRPVWFFVGMFGMLFISFVVVGLFTPKVSFFPENQPQYVNIFIQHPIGTDIKVTNQTTLEIERIINEEILVDEIADTVGVAPKNRIIQSIISQVGEGTSDPSRGVQMGQTPHKARITINFCEFKHRSTKNKDYHTGEILKKISDGLKNRFPADVQINVEKNQFGPPTSSPINIEVFGQVEYDSLIAEAERIRLFLDRKNVAGVDKLKLDVETGKPELQVEIDRAKARLFNVSTGQIGNAIRTALFGADISTFKVKDETYDIVTRFDKSDRHDLDALLDQRLIFRNNKGRILRIPIRSLIKEPKPTQTYSTVVHKDLVPLVTVYSGVSEGYNANETVAEIKKVMEEYKQEYDMNPSIDYKFTGEQEEQAEEMAFLSKALGIAVFLILLVIVGQFNSFSTPAIIMFAVVFSFIGVLFGLVIFQMPFVIMMTMIGIISLAGVVVNNAIVLIDYTNLLRKRMREERGIGEFEQLTLDDIKEAITIAGKTRLRPVLLTAITTVLGLIPLALGINIDFTTLLTEYNANFYMGGDNTLFFGPMSWTIIFGLTFATFLTLIIIPVMYLLFYRFKLWLFKITNQKMRTNL; the protein is encoded by the coding sequence ATGAGTAAGAATATTGAAAACCAAAAGGAGTTTGGGCTTTCTACCTGGTCTGTAAATAACCGTAAAACGGTTTATCTGATCATTGCTATGATCATGATCATGGGAGTTGGGGCTTACACTTCTATGCCTAAAGAGAACTTTCCAGAATTACAAATTCCGGAGATTTATGTAGGAGTTCCATATCCTGGAAACTCCCCAAAACTAATTGCTGATAAAATTACCGATCCTATAGAAAAGGAGCTGAATTCTATCAAGAACGTTGATGAAATTAAGTCTAATTCAATTGATGGTTATGCTTCTATACAGGTAAAGTTTGATTTTAAAGTGACGGCCAAACAGGCCTTGCAGGAAGTTAAAGATGCAGTAGATAAAGCACAGTCTTCTAAAGGCTTTCCTACAGATTTACCGGCAGAGCCAAACATCTTTGAAATGGATGTGTCTGAAATGCCAATTATGAATATTAACCTTTCTGGTGACTATTCAATTGAGCAGTTGAAAGGGTATGCAGAAATTCTAGAGGATATGATTGAGGAGTTACCTGAGATATCTGAGGTGGAAATTAGAGGAACTCAAGAGCAAGAGATGCAAATCATGGTTGATCCTAAAAAAGCAAATGCAGTTGATGTAACTTTTGGAGATATTCAAAATGCTATTGCCAATGAAAACATTAACATGTCAGGTGGGGAATATTTGGATGGAACGACAAAAAGAACTATTCAAATTGAAGGGAAATTCAAAAATGCAGCTGAAATAGGAGAAGTGATCGTAAAACAGGAAGATTATAAACCTGTTTACCTTAAAGATGTTGCCGAAATTGAATTTGCAGATGCTGATACAACTTCTTATGCGAGAGAATGGGGACAAACAGTTGTGATGCTGGATATCAAGAAAAGAGGTGGTGAGAATTTATTAGCTGCATCTGATAAAATCATGCAAATTTTAAAAGACGTAAGAGAGCAAAAAATCATTCCAGAAACAGTTCACATTTCAGTAACTAATGACCAATCTGACAAGACGAGAGAAATGGTTTCTAACCTTGAAAACTCTATCATTTTTGGAGTTTTACTGGTAGTTGGAGTATTGCTTTTCTTCTTAGGATTGAGAAACTCTCTATTTGTGGGGGTAGCCATTCCGCTTTCCATGTTCATGTCATTTATGATCTTGCAAGGAATGGGAGTTACCTTGAATTTAATGGTGTTATTCTCTTTAGTACTAGCATTGGGTATGTTGGTGGATAACGGAATTGTGGTGGTAGAAAATGTTCAACGTTTAATGGAAGAAGGTCATGATGGATTTACAGCTGCACGTAAAGGTGTAGGTGAAATTGCCTGGCCAATTATTGCATCTACAGCCACAACTTTAGGAGCCTTTGTTCCATTGGCTTTTTGGCCGGGTATGATGGGTGAGTTCATGAAGTACTTGCCAATTACATTAATCATTGTATTAGGATCATCATTGTTTGTTGCACTTGTTATCAACCCTGTATTAACTGCCATGTACATGCGTGTTGAAAAAGAGGCAGGTAACAGAAAAAGAACTTTGATCATTGCCGGAATTACGGCTGTAATGGGAATTTTGGTAGTAGGAATGGGTAAAACAGGTTTAGGAAACTTGATGATATTGCTTGGTTTTATGGCTGTATTTACCGTGTTTGCTCTAAACCCGGCAACAGTATGGTTTCAAGAGAAGTTTTTACCTAAGTTGGAGGCTTTATACGAAAACTTATTAAGATATGCCTTGAAAGGTCGCCGTCCGGTATGGTTTTTCGTAGGTATGTTTGGAATGCTCTTTATTTCCTTTGTGGTAGTTGGATTATTTACGCCTAAGGTTTCGTTTTTTCCAGAAAACCAGCCGCAATATGTAAATATATTCATCCAACATCCTATTGGTACTGATATTAAGGTAACTAATCAAACTACCTTAGAAATTGAAAGAATTATCAACGAAGAAATTTTGGTTGATGAGATTGCAGATACTGTAGGAGTAGCACCTAAGAATCGTATCATTCAATCTATAATTTCGCAGGTAGGAGAGGGAACTTCAGATCCTTCTCGTGGAGTACAAATGGGACAAACACCACATAAGGCTCGTATTACAATTAATTTCTGTGAATTCAAACATAGAAGTACTAAAAATAAAGATTACCATACAGGAGAAATCTTGAAGAAAATTTCTGATGGATTGAAAAACAGATTCCCTGCTGATGTTCAGATAAATGTGGAGAAAAATCAATTCGGACCTCCAACTTCATCTCCAATCAATATTGAGGTGTTTGGACAAGTTGAATATGATAGCTTGATAGCCGAAGCAGAGAGAATTAGATTGTTCTTAGATCGCAAGAATGTTGCAGGGGTTGATAAATTAAAATTAGACGTTGAAACCGGGAAACCTGAGTTGCAAGTTGAGATAGATCGCGCAAAAGCAAGGTTGTTTAACGTATCAACAGGTCAAATTGGTAATGCTATTAGAACGGCATTGTTTGGTGCAGACATTTCAACTTTCAAAGTAAAAGATGAAACTTACGATATCGTTACCAGATTTGATAAATCTGATAGACATGATTTAGATGCCTTGTTGGATCAACGTTTGATTTTTAGAAATAATAAGGGGCGAATTTTAAGAATTCCTATTAGATCTTTAATTAAAGAACCTAAGCCAACTCAAACTTATTCAACTGTTGTTCACAAAGATTTGGTTCCATTAGTTACTGTTTATTCAGGAGTTTCAGAAGGTTATAATGCCAATGAAACTGTAGCTGAAATCAAAAAAGTAATGGAGGAGTATAAGCAGGAGTATGATATGAACCCTTCAATTGACTACAAGTTTACCGGAGAACAGGAAGAACAAGCAGAAGAAATGGCTTTCTTATCTAAAGCCTTAGGGATTGCTGTATTCTTGATTCTATTAGTAATTGTAGGACAGTTCAACTCATTCTCTACGCCGGCAATTATCATGTTTGCAGTTGTTTTCTCCTTTATTGGAGTGTTATTTGGATTAGTGATTTTCCAAATGCCATTTGTGATTATGATGACAATGATTGGTATCATTTCACTGGCAGGGGTAGTTGTAAATAATGCAATTGTATTAATTGACTATACCAACCTGTTGAGAAAAAGAATGAGAGAAGAGCGCGGAATTGGTGAGTTTGAGCAATTGACTTTAGATGATATCAAAGAAGCTATAACAATTGCAGGTAAAACCAGACTTCGTCCCGTATTGTTGACAGCTATTACAACTGTATTAGGTTTGATTCCACTTGCATTGGGAATTAATATCGACTTTACTACATTGTTGACTGAGTACAATGCAAACTTCTATATGGGAGGTGATAACACATTGTTCTTTGGACCAATGTCATGGACAATTATTTTTGGTTTGACTTTTGCAACCTTTTTAACGTTAATTATTATCCCAGTGATGTATTTACTGTTCTACAGATTTAAATTGTGGTTATTTAAAATCACTAATCAAAAAATGAGAACAAATTTATAA
- a CDS encoding START domain-containing protein has protein sequence MKKLSFILLILTSLNVKAGTGWTIEKYEDGIKVYTRKVDGWDVEEFKAYATIDAPREKVREALLDIADFVKWFPDVDESAELSRSSYENRVIYYKIDLPWPADDRDIVLNYTVKNDEEKNETIISMKENLTAKSKVDGVIRMTKTRGFWILKSNGNKTDIHYQVLADPGGSMPTWLINMFIVDGPYDTIMALRKRVKQI, from the coding sequence ATGAAAAAGTTAAGTTTTATCCTGCTGATTTTAACAAGCCTTAATGTTAAGGCCGGAACAGGCTGGACCATTGAAAAATACGAAGATGGTATAAAGGTGTATACCCGTAAGGTTGATGGTTGGGATGTTGAAGAGTTCAAAGCATACGCTACAATTGATGCACCAAGAGAAAAAGTGCGTGAAGCTTTATTGGATATAGCTGATTTTGTCAAATGGTTTCCTGATGTTGATGAATCTGCTGAGTTGAGTAGATCATCTTATGAAAACAGGGTTATTTACTATAAGATAGATCTTCCCTGGCCGGCTGATGATAGAGATATTGTACTGAATTATACCGTGAAAAATGATGAAGAAAAAAATGAAACCATCATTTCAATGAAAGAGAATCTTACGGCAAAATCAAAAGTAGACGGAGTCATTAGAATGACCAAAACAAGAGGATTTTGGATTCTGAAATCAAATGGTAATAAAACAGATATTCACTATCAGGTATTAGCGGATCCGGGAGGAAGTATGCCGACATGGTTAATCAACATGTTTATTGTTGATGGACCGTACGATACAATCATGGCCTTGAGAAAAAGAGTAAAGCAAATTTGA
- a CDS encoding START domain-containing protein, with amino-acid sequence MKWWVLFLFSFLLSVTYASGWTIEKFKDGIKIYTRKVAESSVEEFRAFATIDAPRETVFKAILEVEKFPNWFPDITEAKEISRTSFNNRIIYYRLDCPWPADDRDVVLESNVSVDDEKGVSIIQVKEKLNIKSKVDGVVRMPKSRGFWKFTSIGDKTQVHYQMLADPGGVMPSWLINMFIVDSPFDALVALRKRVE; translated from the coding sequence ATGAAATGGTGGGTGCTTTTCCTTTTTAGTTTTTTATTGTCAGTCACTTATGCGAGTGGATGGACCATTGAGAAATTTAAAGATGGTATAAAAATCTATACACGAAAAGTGGCAGAATCTAGCGTTGAAGAATTCAGGGCATTTGCTACTATTGATGCTCCCAGGGAAACAGTTTTTAAAGCAATCTTGGAAGTAGAGAAATTTCCAAATTGGTTTCCAGATATTACTGAAGCCAAAGAAATCAGCAGAACATCTTTTAATAATCGAATTATTTATTACCGTTTAGATTGTCCATGGCCGGCAGATGACAGAGATGTGGTTTTAGAAAGCAATGTTTCTGTAGATGATGAAAAAGGGGTGTCTATCATTCAAGTAAAAGAAAAACTGAACATAAAAAGCAAGGTGGATGGTGTTGTAAGAATGCCTAAATCAAGAGGTTTTTGGAAGTTTACATCTATCGGAGATAAAACTCAGGTCCACTACCAGATGTTAGCAGATCCGGGAGGAGTGATGCCTTCCTGGCTGATAAATATGTTTATTGTGGATAGCCCTTTTGATGCTCTTGTAGCACTTAGGAAAAGGGTAGAATAA
- a CDS encoding patatin-like phospholipase family protein has protein sequence MIILICILFNINLFGQKVGVVLSGGGATGFAHIGVLKALEENDIPIDYITGTSAGALIGGLYASGFSPQEIEEIALSESFEVIANNDIESEFKYYIEEQNEDAGLFSVRLSKDSVLKKSLPTNLLNPTFLDLKLMHLLGTNPANTLQTFDSLFVPFRCVASDIVQKKSVTFKSGPLSQAVRASMTYPFFISPIKIDGKLMFDGGMYNNFPAENMYSEFNADFIIGSNVSYNEPPPNEDDLMSQVSNMFTSHSNYSLPCEQGIIIEPNIEEVGTFEFDEIKDAIQRGYEATIAKIDSIKMYVNLRVSASEREKQRVLYKAKRLEVNVTEVNVQGVKKEQAKYIENKILRKRKKSQIDYSMLKKRYLNLYQSEHIRSLYPTLYPLTDTTQKLDIVVKREKPFKASFGGHYSSRPVNTGFLSASYSDFQITPVTVYANTYFGKFYGSVKAGLKFHMPTKSISYIEPMFVMNRWDYFRSFATFFEDVKPSYIVQNERFWSLQYHLATSSKSKMTFDFSNGRTEDNYYQTDLFTNSDTADYTNFLFYSPGFSFSMSSLNRKQFASAGYSLNVSSRYVHGIERTTPGSTSQNMLANEVARDWFYAKVSYTNYFMRRGVFRLGMLLEGVYSNQPYFHNYRASLLSAHAFLPIPDANLAFYDDFRANQYLGGGLMNVFTIKDFVDFRLEAYYFQPIVRILENNGSAYDGELFADRFGIGSASIIYHSPIGPLRATVNYFGSQSIVNRLSVQVSFGYVIFNRRGLK, from the coding sequence TTGATCATATTAATCTGCATTTTGTTCAACATTAATCTATTTGGACAAAAAGTAGGAGTTGTGCTCTCTGGTGGAGGAGCAACCGGCTTTGCGCACATAGGTGTACTTAAAGCTTTGGAAGAAAATGACATTCCAATAGATTACATTACTGGCACATCTGCCGGAGCTTTAATTGGAGGACTTTACGCTTCAGGCTTTTCACCTCAGGAAATCGAAGAGATAGCTTTATCAGAATCGTTTGAAGTAATAGCCAATAATGATATTGAAAGTGAATTCAAGTATTACATAGAGGAACAAAATGAAGATGCAGGTTTATTTTCAGTAAGATTATCAAAGGATTCTGTATTGAAAAAGTCTTTACCAACCAACTTGTTGAATCCTACATTTCTTGACTTAAAGTTGATGCACTTGCTGGGTACCAATCCAGCCAACACCCTTCAAACATTTGACAGTTTATTTGTTCCATTTAGATGTGTAGCATCAGACATTGTCCAGAAAAAATCGGTCACATTTAAAAGCGGGCCTTTGTCACAAGCAGTTCGTGCTTCAATGACTTATCCATTTTTTATAAGTCCTATAAAAATTGATGGAAAACTAATGTTTGATGGTGGAATGTACAACAACTTCCCAGCAGAAAATATGTATTCTGAGTTTAACGCAGACTTTATAATCGGGTCAAATGTATCATATAATGAGCCTCCACCAAATGAAGATGATTTGATGTCTCAAGTATCTAATATGTTTACTTCTCATTCTAATTACTCATTGCCTTGTGAACAAGGAATTATCATAGAACCCAACATTGAGGAAGTGGGAACATTTGAATTTGATGAAATCAAAGATGCTATCCAACGTGGTTATGAAGCTACCATTGCCAAAATTGACTCCATTAAAATGTATGTCAATTTGCGGGTATCTGCAAGTGAAAGAGAAAAACAAAGAGTACTTTATAAAGCTAAAAGACTGGAAGTTAATGTTACAGAGGTAAACGTTCAGGGAGTTAAAAAGGAACAAGCTAAATACATTGAAAACAAAATCTTAAGAAAGAGAAAGAAAAGTCAAATAGATTATAGTATGCTTAAAAAAAGGTATCTGAATTTATACCAATCGGAGCATATCAGATCATTATACCCCACTTTATATCCCTTAACAGACACTACTCAAAAGTTGGACATTGTTGTGAAAAGAGAGAAACCATTTAAGGCTTCTTTTGGAGGTCATTATTCTTCAAGACCTGTAAATACTGGTTTTTTAAGTGCATCCTATTCTGATTTTCAAATAACACCTGTTACCGTTTACGCTAACACCTATTTTGGAAAGTTTTATGGTTCAGTAAAAGCAGGATTAAAGTTTCACATGCCCACAAAATCAATATCGTACATTGAGCCAATGTTTGTGATGAATCGTTGGGATTATTTTAGAAGTTTTGCCACATTTTTTGAAGATGTGAAGCCTTCATATATTGTTCAAAATGAAAGATTTTGGTCATTACAATATCACTTAGCCACTTCAAGTAAAAGTAAGATGACTTTTGATTTCTCAAATGGAAGAACAGAAGACAATTATTATCAAACAGATCTTTTCACGAATTCAGATACTGCAGATTATACGAACTTTTTATTTTATTCTCCCGGATTTTCATTTAGCATGAGCTCGTTGAATAGAAAGCAATTCGCTTCGGCCGGTTATTCTTTGAATGTGAGCAGTAGGTATGTACATGGAATTGAACGTACAACTCCTGGTTCTACCTCTCAAAACATGCTAGCCAACGAAGTTGCCAGAGATTGGTTTTATGCAAAGGTATCTTACACCAATTACTTTATGCGAAGAGGGGTTTTTAGATTAGGGATGTTACTGGAAGGGGTTTATAGCAACCAGCCATATTTCCATAATTATAGAGCCAGTCTATTATCTGCTCATGCATTTTTACCTATCCCGGATGCCAACCTGGCATTTTATGATGACTTTAGGGCTAACCAATACCTTGGTGGAGGTTTGATGAATGTATTCACCATAAAGGATTTTGTTGACTTTAGGCTTGAAGCATATTATTTTCAACCCATTGTGAGGATCCTTGAAAATAATGGTTCAGCTTATGATGGAGAATTATTTGCAGACAGATTTGGAATTGGATCTGCCTCTATTATCTACCACTCTCCTATTGGACCATTGAGAGCTACTGTCAATTATTTTGGTTCACAATCAATTGTCAACCGTTTATCAGTTCAAGTAAGTTTTGGATATGTGATATTCAACAGAAGAGGATTGAAATAA